The Entelurus aequoreus isolate RoL-2023_Sb linkage group LG11, RoL_Eaeq_v1.1, whole genome shotgun sequence genome includes the window gtcagaagtggaggaggatttagttttaatacagaagAAGAGCAGCACGTCTGTCATTTGGGACTACTTCGGTTTCGAAACTTCAGATGTGCATCAGAAACAGGTACTTTGTAAAACTTGTCGGGCCAAAGTCGCCACATCCCAAGGCAACACGACTAATTTATTCCGGCACTTGAAAAATCACCACCGGCAGTTACACGACGAATGTATGACCAAAAAGTCCGGTGAAAAGTCAACCCCGAGCGATTCAGCCCATTGTAGCAAACATACCACAATTACAGCGTCGTTTGCCAGTATAACTCCTTATGAGAAGAGCAGCCGCAGACACAAGGAGATAACGACCGCCATAACACACTACATTGGCAAAGACATGGTGTCTGTTAACACCGTTACCAAAGAGGGATTTCAAAACCTCCTCCACACGCTGGACAGAAGATACAAGATTCCCTCCCGCACCTATTTCAACCAGGTCGCCATCCCACAGCTTTACGCCGAGTGCAAGGAAAAAGTGGAAAGAGAGGTGAAAAATGTGCTTTATTACGCCACAACTACCGATATGTGGTCAAGCAGAACAAGCGAACCGTATCTTAGCTTGACCTTGCATTACATAAATGACGACTTTGAGTTGAAAAGTCGCTGCCTGCAGACAGCATACTTTCCCATGGATCACACAGGAGAGAATATCGCCCTCGGATTAAGAGAGTGTCTAGCAAGCTGGGGTCTGAAAGAGGAGGACCAGACGTGCATCACAACTGACAATGGAGCAAACGTCGTCAAAGCTGTGCAGCTTAATCAGTGGACCAGGCTTCAATGTTTTGGCCACAGGCTACATCTTGCAAttggtaagtgtgtgtgtgtgtgtgtgtgtgtgtgtgtgtgtgtgtgtgtgtgtgtgtgtgtgtgtgtgtgtgtgtgtgtgtgtgtgtgtgtgtgtgtgtgtgtgtgtgtgtgtctctgtctctgtctctgtctctgtctctgtctctgtctgtgtgtgtatgtctgtgtttttgttgttgtttgtttttgtttacttagaatatttttgtacatttgagACATGCTAGAATGTAGCTAATGATGGTACAGATTTAATGTGATGGGTGCTTGTTGCCTTCAGTATAGTCAGTATAGTTTTTCTCttaatgtttttctttaaatcccttacaaattaaaaattataataacagaTTTATAATCAATATTAGATGATGAATAATGATGAATAATGTGTTATGTGCTTTTGATTATTGCTTTACCCTCTGTTGTCTATAATATGGTTTTCTATATTCTTTTTTCCCCTCTTGTCCAGAAAATGCTGTTAAAGATGATGTAAGAGTTAAACGGGCAACAGGACTCTGCAAGCAGCTGGTTGGACATTTCTCACATAGCTGGAAAAAGAAGGCCGCACTGAAAAAGGCACAGCAAGAATTGAAGATACCGGAGCACTCACTGATTACAGAGTGTCCGACGAGGTGGGGCTCACGACAGAGGATGATTGGGAGGGTGTTGGAGCAGAGTAAGGCGTTGTCTCAGGTTCTATCTGAAGACAAGAAGACACGTCACCTGGTCCCCACTTGGCAGGACACAGATGTCCTTGAGTCATTAAACAATGCCCTTGGCCCTCTTCAGGAGTTTACTGATGCCCTGTCCGGTGAAGCCTATGTAAGTGTGTCCTACCTGAAGCCAGTCCTCCATCTCCTGAGGACATCGATCCTGACTGTAGACAAAGACGACCCAGATCTTCCCAGGGACATAAAGTCAAGAGCTCTTCGCTATATTGAAGATAAATACAGCGACCCAGCCACACAGGAGCTACTAGATATTGCTTCGTTCCTTGATCCTAGATTCAAAACTGACTACATAAGAGCAGAGAATGTCCCAGACATCAAAGAAAGAGTGAGGATCGAAATGGAACAGGTGGCACGAAAGGTGACTTGTCCTGTTTCTATGTGTAGTTTAGTAATACAAAATGCCACATCAATACAAGTGATATGTCTTATTACATTTATTggcattttttaatgtttacataGAATGCTCAATTGCTCAAAATGACATCAGCCTGCAAAATTTTGACAGCTCTCATCTCTGTGTTTTGCAGGAAAAGAGGGCCCGTGTCAGCACTACAGAGGCCATGCCCCAGGGTGCAGCAGAGGCAGAGCCATCTACTGTGGGGAAGGGAAAGCGGTCATTGGGCAGCTTCTTCAAGAGCAGACCGTCTGTGCCTCCTCcttccaccaccatgcagttGGAGGATGCCATTAATGCAGAGCTGAACAGCTACCTGATAACTCCTACAATTGATGGAGAGGACAATCCCCTGGCCTGGTGGAGAGTGCACAATGTTAACTTTCCATGGTTGAGCAAACTGGCTCGCAAGTTTCTGTGCATACCAGCCACCAGTTCACCATCAGAAAGATTGTTTAGTGCTAGTGGCAATGTTGTCACATGTCAGCGCTCATGTCTTAAACCATCAAAGGTTGACATGCTAGTTTTCTTGACCAAAAATCTGT containing:
- the LOC133659829 gene encoding E3 SUMO-protein ligase ZBED1-like, whose amino-acid sequence is MAAAAGSEVEEDLVLIQKKSSTSVIWDYFGFETSDVHQKQVLCKTCRAKVATSQGNTTNLFRHLKNHHRQLHDECMTKKSGEKSTPSDSAHCSKHTTITASFASITPYEKSSRRHKEITTAITHYIGKDMVSVNTVTKEGFQNLLHTLDRRYKIPSRTYFNQVAIPQLYAECKEKVEREVKNVLYYATTTDMWSSRTSEPYLSLTLHYINDDFELKSRCLQTAYFPMDHTGENIALGLRECLASWGLKEEDQTCITTDNGANVVKAVQLNQWTRLQCFGHRLHLAIENAVKDDVRVKRATGLCKQLVGHFSHSWKKKAALKKAQQELKIPEHSLITECPTRWGSRQRMIGRVLEQSKALSQVLSEDKKTRHLVPTWQDTDVLESLNNALGPLQEFTDALSGEAYVSVSYLKPVLHLLRTSILTVDKDDPDLPRDIKSRALRYIEDKYSDPATQELLDIASFLDPRFKTDYIRAENVPDIKERVRIEMEQVARKEKRARVSTTEAMPQGAAEAEPSTVGKGKRSLGSFFKSRPSVPPPSTTMQLEDAINAELNSYLITPTIDGEDNPLAWWRVHNVNFPWLSKLARKFLCIPATSSPSERLFSASGNVVTCQRSCLKPSKVDMLVFLTKNL